A stretch of the Gracilinanus agilis isolate LMUSP501 chromosome 4, AgileGrace, whole genome shotgun sequence genome encodes the following:
- the MCM3 gene encoding LOW QUALITY PROTEIN: DNA replication licensing factor MCM3 (The sequence of the model RefSeq protein was modified relative to this genomic sequence to represent the inferred CDS: substituted 1 base at 1 genomic stop codon), giving the protein MAATTVIDDVELREAQRDYLDFLDDEEDQGIYQSKVRELISDNQHRLIVNVNDLRRKNEKRAIKLLNNAFEELLAFQRALKDFVASIDATYAKQYEEFYIGLEGSFGSKHVSPRTLTSCFLSCIVCVEGIVTKCSLIRPKVVRSVHYCPATKKTLERNYTDLTTLVAFPSSSVYPTKDEENNPLETEYGLSVYKDHQTITIQEMPEKAPAGQLPRSVDVILDDDLVDKVKPGDRIQVVGTYRCLPGKKGGYTSGTFRTILIACNVKLMSKEVQPMFSAEDVAKIKKFSKTRSKDIFDQLSRSLAPSIHGHDYIKKAILCMLLGGVEKVLENGSRIRGDINVLLIGDPSVAKSQLLRYVLCTAPRAIPTTGRGSSGVGLTAAVTTDQETGERRLEAGAMVLADRGVVCIDEFDKMSDIDRTAIHEVMEQGRVTISKAGIHARLNARCSVLAAANPVYGRYDQYKTPMENIGLQDSLLSRFDLLFIMLDQMDPEQDREISDHVLRMHRYRAAGEQDGDAMPLGSAVDILATDDPNFVLEDQQETPIYEKHDNLLHGTKKRKEKTVSAAFMKKYIHVAKIIKPVLTPEAASHIADEYSRLRSQDSMSSDVARTSPVTARTLETLIRLATAHAKARMSKTIELQDAEDAVELVQYAYFKKVLEKEKKRKKRNEDESETEDEEDQTQDGQEQRKKRKKXRRPEAKEGESYDPYDFSDAEEEMPQVHTPKMPEPQEPKEGQRTELSESRLKAFKVALLEVFRTSHAQSVGLNRLTESINQDNESPFSPAEVRAALNKMQDDNQVMVSDDIVFLI; this is encoded by the exons GCTCCTTAATAATGCCTTTGAGGAACTCCTGGCCTTCCAGCGTGCCCTAAAGGACTTTGTAGCCTCCATTGATGCCACCTATGCGAAGCAGTATGAGGAATTCTACATTGGTCTGGAGGGCAGCTTTGGTTCCAAGCATGTTTCTCCTCGCACCCTCACCTCTTGCTTCCTCAGTTGCATCGTCTGTGTGGAGGGCATCGTCACCAAAT GTTCCCTGATTCGACCCAAGGTTGTCCGTAGTGTCCACTACTGTCCTGCCACCAAGAAGACCCTGGAGAGGAACTACACAGATCTCACCACCCTGGTGGcctttccttccagctctgtctaCCCCACCAAG GATGAAGAGAATAATCCTTTAGAGACAGAGTATGGTCTCTCAGTGTATAAAGACCACCAGACCATCACCATCCAGGAAATGCCTGAGAAGGCCCCAGCTGGCCAGCTGCCCCGTTCTGTGGATGTCATCCTGGATGATGACCTTGTAGACAAAGTGAAGCCTGGTGACCGGATCCAGGTAGTGGGGACTTACCGTTGTCTtccaggaaagaaaggaggatacACCTCGGGCACATTCAG GACTATCCTGATTGCCTGCAATGTGAAGCTGATGAGCAAGGAGGTTCAGCCTATGTTTTCTGCTGAAGATGTAGCCAAGATTAAGAAGTTCAGCAAGACTCGCTCCAAG GATATATTTGATCAGTTATCTAGGTCATTGGCTCCCAGTATCCATGGACATGACTACATCAAGAAAGCCATCCTGTGCATGCTCCTTGGAGGAGTGGAGAAGGTCCTAGAGAATGGAAGTCGCATCCGTGGAGACATCAACGTTCTCCTGATAG GAGAcccatcagttgccaaatctcaGCTCCTCCGTTACGTGCTCTGCACGGCTCCCCGGGCGATCCCCACCACTGGCCGAGGTTCCTCTGGGGTGGGTCTGACCGCTGCCGTCACCACTGACCAAGAGACAG GGGAACGCCGCCTGGAAGCGGGGGCCATGGTGCTGGCTGACCGAGGGGTCGTCTGCATTGACGAGTTTGACAAGATGTCCGACATTGACCGTACAGCCATCCACGAGGTGATGGAGCAGGGCAGGGTCACGATCTCCAAGGCCGGCATCCACGCCCGTCTCAATGCCCGATGCAGCGTGCTGGCGGCCGCCAACCCCGTCTATGGCAGG taCGATCAGTACAAGACCCCCATGGAGAACATCGGCCTGCAGGATTCTTTACTGTCGCGATTTGACTTGCTTTTCATCATGCTGGATCAGATGGATCCTGAGCAGGACCGAGAGATCTCAGATCACGTCCTGAGGATGCATCGATACCGGGCAGCTGGGGAGCAGGATGGGGACG CCATGCCCTTGGGCAGTGCCGTGGATATCCTTGCAACAGATGATCCCAACTTTGTCCTGGAGGACCAGCAGGAGACACCAATTTATGAGAAGCACGACAACCTCCTGCATGGGACCAAGAAGAGAAA GGAGAAGACGGTGAGCGCGGCATTCATGAAGAAGTACATTCACGTGGCCAAAATCATCAAGCCTGTCCTGACTCCGGAGGCAGCCAGCCACATTGCTGATGAGTATTCACGCCTGCGCAGCCAAGACAGCATGAGCTCTGACGTGGCCAGG ACATCCCCAGTCACAGCCCGGACTCTGGAGACCCTCATCCGTTTGGCCACTGCCCACGCCAAGGCCCGGATGAGCAAGACTATTGAGCTGCAGGATGCAGAAGATGCTGTGGAACTGGTCCAGTATGCTTACTTCAAGAAG GTcttggagaaggagaagaagcgaaagaagagaaatgaggacGAGTCTGAGACGGAGGATGAAGAGGACCAGACACAGGACGGCCAGgagcagaggaagaagaggaagaagtaa CGCAGGCCGG AAGCGAAAGAAGGAGAATCCTACGACCCGTACGACTTCAGTGACGCAGAAGAGGAAATGCCCCAGG TGCATACCCCAAAGATGCCTGAACCACAGGAACCCAAAGAAGGCCAGAGGACGGAGCTGAGCGAATCCAG GTTGAAGGCTTTCAAGGTTGCCCTCCTGGAAGTATTTCGGACCTCCCACGCTCAGTCCGTGGGTTTGAACCGTCTCACAGAATCCATCAACCAGGACAACGAATCTCCCTTTTCCCCAGCCGAGGTCCGGGCCGCGCTGAACAAGATGCAAGACGACAACCAGGTCATGGTCTCCGACGACATCGTTTTTCTCATCTGA